Proteins encoded together in one Thermococcus gammatolerans EJ3 window:
- a CDS encoding metal-sulfur cluster assembly factor translates to MVTKEEVEKVVKSVVDEKFIRSIEVDEKGNVTVTLARDTPDIDNVLIKLHSELGKLEGIGLITINREREVKEAGNVKITEEMILEKLKEVIDPEIGIDVVNLGLIYEVKVNPDNTVYVKMTMTTPGCPLTMWILRAVEDKILEIPGVKDAEIELTFDPPWTPDRISPEYKKKLGLY, encoded by the coding sequence ATGGTCACGAAGGAAGAGGTTGAAAAGGTCGTCAAATCGGTCGTTGACGAGAAGTTCATCCGCTCAATAGAGGTGGATGAAAAGGGGAACGTCACGGTCACACTCGCCCGGGACACGCCCGACATAGACAACGTCCTCATAAAGCTCCACTCCGAGCTCGGAAAACTCGAAGGAATCGGGCTGATAACCATCAACCGTGAGAGGGAAGTGAAGGAAGCTGGAAACGTCAAGATAACCGAGGAGATGATACTTGAGAAGCTCAAGGAGGTCATCGATCCCGAGATTGGAATAGACGTCGTCAACCTCGGCCTCATCTACGAGGTGAAGGTCAACCCCGACAACACCGTTTATGTCAAGATGACGATGACAACTCCGGGCTGTCCGCTCACTATGTGGATTCTCAGGGCCGTTGAGGACAAAATCCTCGAGATTCCGGGCGTTAAAGATGCCGAGATTGAACTCACCTTTGACCCTCCCTGGACGCCCGACAGGATAAGCCCGGAGTACAAGAAGAAACTTGGGCTGTATTGA
- a CDS encoding DUF917 domain-containing protein has product MKVLDEADLRDIILGATLFGTGGGGDPKVGWHIVKKTLRRGGEFRLAELGEIKKGAIVAMPYSVGSLSPREVTSAYPNGTVTRSFELLEEYLGESFAGVIATELGGANTARALVVGALLGKVVIDADAAGRAVPELQHSTYHLLGMPMTPFSLVTPHGDELIFSRVKDDTEAEKIVRAIVSVIGANVGVTSHPFRVSEMGNAVVHGTVSRSLRTGRELRIAREDGKNPEEVLEGLGWTVLFRGIVVGVERREKGGFTVGEFELEGVEGFKNESYRIAFKNENLASWRNGRIDVTVPDLISMVTPEGVPVINSEVKEGSEYIVVGYSAPKIWRTSKGLEIFGPKYLGLDSEYVPIEAKRGVKLQYASAKVYTRDSF; this is encoded by the coding sequence ATGAAGGTTCTCGATGAGGCTGACCTCAGGGATATAATCCTCGGCGCAACCCTCTTCGGAACCGGGGGAGGAGGGGACCCCAAGGTCGGGTGGCATATCGTGAAAAAAACATTGAGGAGGGGAGGGGAATTCCGTCTGGCGGAACTCGGGGAGATAAAAAAGGGGGCAATCGTTGCCATGCCGTACTCAGTCGGTTCACTCTCCCCCAGGGAAGTTACCTCGGCGTACCCAAATGGCACGGTAACGCGATCGTTTGAGCTATTGGAGGAGTATCTTGGAGAGAGTTTCGCCGGTGTCATCGCAACGGAGCTCGGGGGTGCAAACACGGCGAGGGCTCTAGTGGTGGGTGCTCTCCTCGGGAAGGTTGTCATTGATGCCGACGCCGCTGGAAGGGCCGTTCCGGAGCTGCAGCACTCCACGTACCACCTGTTGGGCATGCCCATGACACCCTTTTCCCTCGTAACGCCTCACGGAGACGAGCTTATTTTCTCCAGAGTGAAGGACGACACTGAAGCTGAGAAGATAGTCAGGGCCATAGTCTCTGTGATTGGGGCGAACGTCGGTGTTACATCCCACCCCTTCAGGGTTTCCGAGATGGGTAATGCCGTTGTTCATGGTACTGTGTCCCGCTCGCTCCGGACTGGCAGGGAGCTCAGAATCGCCAGGGAGGACGGCAAAAATCCTGAGGAGGTACTGGAGGGACTCGGCTGGACGGTTCTCTTCAGGGGGATTGTTGTTGGGGTCGAGAGAAGAGAGAAGGGCGGGTTCACAGTTGGAGAGTTCGAGCTTGAAGGTGTTGAAGGGTTCAAAAACGAAAGCTACAGGATAGCCTTCAAAAATGAAAACCTTGCATCGTGGAGGAACGGGAGGATAGACGTGACGGTGCCGGATCTCATTTCAATGGTAACCCCCGAAGGAGTGCCCGTGATCAATTCTGAGGTCAAGGAAGGAAGTGAGTACATAGTCGTTGGTTATTCCGCTCCCAAAATCTGGAGGACATCCAAGGGACTCGAAATATTCGGGCCGAAATATCTAGGCCTCGACTCGGAATACGTTCCGATAGAGGCTAAAAGAGGCGTCAAGTTGCAGTACGCAAGTGCTAAGGTGTACACACGGGATAGCTTTTAA
- a CDS encoding PP-loop ATPase MJ1638-related, producing the protein MIVPAGDPVKRYRLRYNLDALERVREAIGESAYSRLRGLLLFRLEGSDFEKTPTGVRVALAFSAGSDSTATLKILRWAGFEVVPITAKLPQMDERTLQKVRSENSIFVVVPRYEETMRELIEKGAPICGRCHSMVMEAVERKARELGVRILATGDMLSSGLVSIYEKDGLVILNFPAFLALDKGEIIEVIGGEYKLSFGCPLLWELFKRAPSTKRLALQRVLRETRARALSSEMAVELMRDVLLR; encoded by the coding sequence ATGATCGTTCCCGCTGGAGATCCCGTCAAGCGCTACCGCCTCCGCTACAACCTCGATGCACTGGAGAGGGTGAGGGAAGCAATAGGTGAGAGCGCCTATTCCAGGCTGAGGGGGCTCCTCCTCTTCCGCCTCGAAGGGAGTGACTTTGAAAAAACCCCAACGGGCGTTAGAGTGGCCCTAGCCTTTTCAGCCGGCTCGGACAGCACGGCAACGCTGAAAATCCTCCGCTGGGCGGGCTTTGAGGTCGTTCCAATAACTGCAAAGCTTCCCCAGATGGACGAGAGAACACTCCAAAAGGTCCGCTCCGAGAACTCGATCTTCGTAGTAGTACCACGTTACGAGGAGACAATGAGGGAACTCATCGAAAAGGGAGCACCAATCTGCGGTCGCTGTCATTCAATGGTCATGGAAGCCGTTGAGAGAAAGGCGAGGGAGCTTGGCGTGAGAATTCTCGCGACGGGGGATATGCTTAGCTCGGGCCTGGTTTCGATTTACGAGAAGGACGGCCTGGTTATCCTCAACTTTCCGGCATTCCTCGCCCTCGACAAGGGCGAGATTATCGAGGTAATCGGCGGGGAGTATAAGTTAAGCTTTGGCTGTCCTCTCCTGTGGGAGCTCTTTAAGCGGGCACCTTCGACCAAGCGTTTGGCCCTCCAGAGGGTTCTGAGGGAGACGCGGGCGAGGGCCTTAAGCTCTGAAATGGCCGTTGAGCTGATGAGGGACGTTCTCCTCCGTTAG
- a CDS encoding nicotinate phosphoribosyltransferase, with protein MRDFYIAHEDDIKAGKTTDVYFIRTKKILTEKGIHRKVFADVTTTSLPHGWKWGVLAGIEEVAKLLEGLPVDVYAMKEGTIFHPYEPVLQIEGYYEEFGVYETALLGMLSQASGIATAALRIKIAANFKPVYSFGIRHMHPAIAPMIDRAAFIGGCDGVSGVLGAEMMGEKPVGTMPHALILTVGDQVKAWKYFDEVVEQEVPRTALVDTLCDEKFEALMAAEALGKRLNAVRLDTPGSRRGNFRKIIEEVRWELDLRGYDWVKIFVSGGLDEESIKEIVDVADAFGVGSAIASAKPIDFSLDIVEVDGKPITKRGKLSGRKQVYRCENGHYHRVPSDKKLERCPVCGARVEPLLQPLIENGEIVAELPKARKIREYVLEQVKKFKLGIE; from the coding sequence ATGAGGGACTTCTACATCGCCCATGAGGACGATATAAAGGCCGGGAAAACGACGGACGTTTACTTCATTCGAACGAAGAAGATACTGACAGAAAAGGGAATCCACAGGAAGGTCTTCGCCGATGTGACGACAACCTCACTGCCACACGGCTGGAAGTGGGGAGTCTTAGCGGGAATCGAGGAGGTCGCGAAGCTCCTTGAGGGCCTTCCCGTGGACGTCTACGCGATGAAGGAGGGCACGATATTCCACCCCTACGAGCCCGTTCTCCAGATTGAAGGCTACTACGAGGAGTTTGGAGTCTATGAGACGGCTTTGCTGGGAATGCTCAGTCAGGCGAGCGGGATAGCGACGGCCGCCTTGAGAATCAAGATTGCCGCCAACTTCAAGCCCGTTTACTCCTTTGGAATAAGGCACATGCACCCCGCGATAGCGCCGATGATTGATAGAGCGGCCTTCATAGGCGGCTGCGACGGTGTGAGCGGTGTTCTAGGAGCGGAAATGATGGGGGAAAAGCCCGTTGGAACCATGCCCCACGCGCTAATCCTCACGGTCGGCGACCAAGTTAAGGCCTGGAAGTACTTCGACGAGGTCGTTGAGCAGGAAGTCCCGAGAACCGCTCTGGTTGACACCCTCTGCGACGAGAAGTTCGAGGCGCTGATGGCGGCCGAGGCCTTAGGCAAAAGGCTGAACGCGGTTCGCTTGGACACTCCTGGCTCGAGGAGGGGCAACTTCAGGAAGATAATCGAGGAAGTGCGCTGGGAGCTTGACCTTAGGGGCTACGACTGGGTGAAAATCTTCGTGAGCGGTGGCCTCGACGAGGAGAGCATAAAGGAAATTGTTGACGTGGCAGACGCCTTCGGCGTCGGCTCGGCCATAGCGAGCGCAAAGCCGATAGACTTCTCGCTTGACATCGTTGAGGTCGATGGAAAGCCGATAACGAAGCGCGGGAAGCTGAGCGGGAGGAAGCAGGTTTACCGCTGTGAGAACGGCCACTACCACCGCGTTCCCTCCGACAAAAAGCTCGAACGCTGTCCTGTCTGCGGTGCCAGGGTCGAGCCACTCCTACAGCCCCTTATCGAGAACGGCGAGATAGTTGCGGAACTGCCGAAGGCGAGGAAAATTAGGGAGTACGTACTTGAGCAGGTGAAGAAGTTTAAACTGGGCATTGAATGA
- a CDS encoding nucleotidyltransferase domain-containing protein: MRVKPLAECIRKRIGRVTGLHSLILYGSLVRGDFLPRTSDVDFFAVLEDETDPELVLEKITPVLKECSSYLNPVEVDIAWEWLSNLRDPLNSGYPYKFLTVYQRDFREHHIVLLGEDVIDLLPEYPLEEIISRRLEDTLKNLKRFKGNRKMLHILAGEAARLVAFLNGSTLLKGDVLHTLQELGEGDAVKIYRAYIDGRKLEFEEAFLESFIKRWIKKLKGKSLPSLSSPPLKEYDPIK; the protein is encoded by the coding sequence ATGAGAGTTAAACCCCTCGCGGAGTGCATTCGAAAGAGGATAGGCCGGGTCACCGGCCTCCATTCCCTCATTCTGTACGGCTCCTTAGTTAGGGGGGATTTCCTCCCCAGAACAAGCGACGTTGACTTCTTCGCAGTTCTCGAAGATGAGACCGATCCCGAATTAGTCCTGGAAAAAATAACACCAGTTCTCAAGGAGTGCTCCTCATACCTCAATCCAGTGGAAGTTGACATCGCTTGGGAATGGCTCTCGAACCTTAGAGACCCCCTTAACTCTGGCTATCCTTACAAGTTCCTGACGGTTTATCAAAGGGATTTCAGAGAACATCACATAGTCCTGCTCGGGGAGGACGTGATTGACCTGTTGCCTGAATACCCTCTGGAAGAAATCATCTCCCGAAGACTAGAGGATACTCTCAAGAACCTGAAGCGCTTTAAGGGGAACAGAAAGATGCTCCACATCCTTGCGGGGGAGGCTGCGAGGTTGGTGGCCTTTCTGAACGGCTCCACTCTTTTGAAAGGAGACGTACTGCACACGCTACAAGAACTTGGAGAGGGCGATGCCGTGAAAATATACCGGGCGTACATCGATGGGAGAAAATTAGAGTTTGAGGAAGCTTTTCTGGAGTCTTTTATAAAGCGCTGGATCAAAAAATTGAAGGGGAAATCATTGCCTTCCCTCTCTTCTCCCCCTCTCAAAGAGTACGATCCCATAAAATGA
- a CDS encoding ferredoxin: MAWKVSVDVDTCIGDAICASLCPDVFEMGDDGKAHPIVEVTDLECAQEAAEACPVGAITLEEV, from the coding sequence ATGGCGTGGAAGGTTAGTGTTGATGTCGACACCTGCATTGGTGATGCCATCTGTGCAAGCCTCTGCCCGGACGTCTTCGAGATGGGAGACGACGGAAAGGCTCACCCAATCGTTGAGGTTACCGACCTCGAGTGCGCCCAGGAGGCCGCTGAGGCCTGTCCAGTCGGCGCCATAACCCTTGAAGAGGTCTGA
- the bpsA gene encoding N(4)-bis(aminopropyl)spermidine synthase translates to MKEIVERVKKKTSIPVYERTIENVLSAIQASGDVWRVVDLSEEPLPLVVAVVTTLHELGYVTFKDGEVILTESGKRLVEKYGIGARADYTCSHCAGRTVELDAFGDLLAEFKEMVKDRPEPVHQFDQAYVTPETTVARIALMHTRGDLENKEVFVLGDDDLTSVALMLSGLPKRIAVLDIDERLIRFIEKVADEIGYESIEIFTFDLRKPLPDYALHKFDTFITDPPETVEAIRAFVGRGIATLKGPGCAGYFGITRRESSLDKWREIQRLLLNEFGVVITDIIRNFNEYVNWGYVEETRAWRLLPVKVKPSYNWYKSYMFRIQTLEGSKGFEDEITVGDELYNDEEASTT, encoded by the coding sequence ATGAAGGAGATAGTTGAGAGGGTTAAGAAGAAGACGAGCATCCCTGTCTACGAGAGGACGATAGAGAACGTTCTGTCGGCGATTCAGGCGAGCGGTGACGTCTGGAGGGTTGTTGATCTCAGCGAAGAACCACTTCCGCTTGTCGTTGCGGTCGTCACTACCCTTCACGAGCTCGGTTACGTGACGTTTAAGGACGGTGAAGTCATCCTCACCGAGAGCGGGAAGCGACTGGTGGAGAAGTACGGGATAGGGGCAAGGGCGGACTACACCTGCTCTCACTGCGCCGGCAGGACTGTTGAGCTGGACGCATTCGGGGACCTTTTAGCAGAGTTCAAGGAAATGGTCAAGGACAGGCCCGAGCCGGTTCACCAGTTTGATCAGGCCTACGTCACCCCCGAGACAACGGTGGCCAGGATAGCCCTGATGCACACGAGGGGTGACCTCGAGAACAAGGAGGTCTTCGTTTTGGGCGACGACGATCTGACCAGCGTGGCCCTTATGCTCAGCGGTCTGCCCAAGAGGATAGCGGTCCTCGACATCGACGAGAGGCTGATAAGGTTCATCGAGAAGGTTGCCGATGAAATCGGTTATGAGAGCATCGAGATATTTACCTTTGACCTCAGAAAGCCCCTGCCGGACTACGCGCTCCACAAGTTCGACACCTTCATAACCGACCCGCCCGAGACAGTAGAGGCCATAAGGGCTTTCGTCGGCAGGGGAATAGCCACGCTCAAAGGCCCGGGTTGCGCCGGCTACTTCGGTATAACGAGAAGGGAGAGCTCCCTCGACAAATGGCGCGAGATTCAGAGGCTGCTCCTCAACGAGTTCGGCGTCGTTATAACCGACATCATCAGGAACTTCAACGAGTACGTCAACTGGGGCTACGTGGAGGAAACGAGGGCGTGGAGGCTCCTGCCCGTGAAGGTTAAGCCCTCCTACAACTGGTACAAGAGCTACATGTTCAGGATTCAGACACTCGAAGGCTCGAAGGGCTTTGAGGACGAAATAACCGTTGGAGACGAACTTTATAACGACGAGGAAGCCTCGACAACATGA
- a CDS encoding BadF/BadG/BcrA/BcrD ATPase family protein: MILGLDCGGTKTHAVLVDWNGEVLGEGFGGPSNPNASPMETVRASIRKAVSEALGNFRGSVKVACVSAAGTLGGMKDILEGILGELLPGAEIIVKRDYEIAHVACFLFNPGVVLIAGTGSIAYGINEEGKTVRVGGWGHLVGDEGSGFWVGKEGIRAALRAYDGRGRGTRLREYMLEYFKANTPDGIIGRIYSSENPKTLLGGFAPYVVKAAREKDEVAMGIIKDAVEEIVLTYRAAVRRLGFSSVRDKLAITGGFYFGSRDLLRPLLTRRLEEEFGEKVELREPLMPEAKAAALVALKYMEGKEHEGSR, encoded by the coding sequence ATGATCCTAGGGCTCGACTGCGGTGGAACGAAAACGCACGCGGTGCTGGTTGATTGGAACGGGGAAGTACTCGGAGAAGGGTTTGGGGGGCCATCAAATCCGAACGCCTCGCCAATGGAGACTGTGAGGGCTTCAATAAGGAAAGCCGTCTCGGAGGCACTCGGCAATTTCCGGGGTTCGGTCAAAGTTGCCTGCGTTTCCGCCGCTGGAACACTGGGGGGAATGAAGGATATCTTAGAGGGAATCCTCGGGGAGCTCCTTCCCGGGGCAGAAATAATCGTGAAGAGGGACTACGAAATAGCCCACGTGGCATGCTTTCTCTTTAACCCAGGCGTCGTCTTAATCGCCGGAACGGGCTCGATTGCTTATGGAATCAACGAGGAAGGCAAAACCGTCAGGGTGGGTGGTTGGGGACACCTTGTGGGTGATGAAGGAAGCGGGTTCTGGGTTGGGAAAGAGGGAATCAGGGCCGCCCTAAGGGCCTACGACGGACGGGGAAGGGGCACAAGGTTGAGGGAGTACATGCTCGAGTACTTCAAGGCAAACACCCCTGACGGAATAATAGGCAGGATATACTCGTCGGAAAACCCAAAGACTCTCCTGGGAGGTTTCGCCCCCTACGTCGTGAAAGCGGCGAGGGAAAAGGACGAGGTTGCAATGGGGATAATAAAAGATGCCGTCGAGGAGATAGTCCTCACCTACAGAGCCGCGGTGAGAAGGCTCGGCTTCTCAAGCGTGAGGGATAAGCTGGCGATAACAGGTGGGTTCTACTTCGGTTCCAGGGATTTGCTTAGGCCTTTGCTGACGAGAAGGCTCGAAGAGGAGTTCGGGGAGAAAGTTGAGCTCAGAGAGCCCTTAATGCCCGAGGCAAAGGCGGCAGCCTTAGTCGCCCTGAAGTACATGGAGGGAAAGGAGCATGAAGGTTCTCGATGA
- a CDS encoding ABC transporter permease: protein MARGMVSYTLAKIAHRLLTLIFVILIIYTLLRLAPGTPFDQYLYQGKITEAQYEALLKEWGYRDSFLVGAAKMLYGMATFSLFKMKSPVYNKPIIDLISVRLPYTLSLVTAAYFFGAMLGMILGLYCARNRGTLKESAIIWITLGIRSLPVFWLGMVLLYVFAFKLGLFPFLTSSELHPRNVFHHMIDWLWHSLLPIIALSKIYAVSYLLTIRNMVSEEYTNDYVVSFRAMGLREDYIIERYVLRSIMPPIITMMAIDLGFLFGGAVVTETVFNYPGMGTLIYTAIWNKDYPVVLASFYIIAVAVILAITIAEITYAYLDPRIRRG, encoded by the coding sequence ATGGCAAGGGGAATGGTCTCGTACACGCTCGCTAAAATTGCCCACAGGCTTCTCACCCTCATCTTCGTCATCCTTATCATATACACCCTCCTAAGACTTGCCCCGGGAACGCCCTTCGATCAGTACCTCTACCAGGGAAAAATAACGGAAGCCCAGTATGAGGCCCTCCTGAAGGAGTGGGGTTACAGGGACAGCTTCCTCGTGGGGGCAGCCAAGATGCTCTACGGCATGGCCACGTTTTCGCTCTTCAAGATGAAATCGCCAGTTTACAATAAGCCCATAATCGATTTGATATCGGTTCGTCTACCATACACCCTCAGCCTCGTTACCGCCGCGTACTTTTTCGGTGCCATGCTCGGAATGATTTTGGGCCTGTACTGCGCCCGAAACAGGGGCACGCTCAAGGAATCTGCCATCATCTGGATAACCCTTGGAATAAGATCCCTCCCCGTGTTCTGGCTTGGAATGGTTCTGCTTTACGTTTTCGCGTTCAAGCTCGGCCTCTTCCCGTTTCTAACCTCATCCGAGCTTCACCCCCGTAACGTGTTTCATCACATGATAGACTGGTTGTGGCACAGTCTCCTTCCCATCATAGCCCTCTCCAAGATCTACGCAGTCTCGTACCTCCTCACAATCAGGAACATGGTATCCGAGGAATACACCAACGACTACGTTGTCTCATTTCGTGCTATGGGCCTACGGGAAGACTACATCATCGAGAGATACGTTCTCAGGAGCATAATGCCCCCAATAATCACGATGATGGCAATAGACCTCGGCTTCCTCTTCGGTGGAGCCGTTGTCACCGAGACAGTCTTCAACTATCCGGGCATGGGGACACTGATATACACTGCCATCTGGAACAAGGATTACCCGGTGGTTTTGGCCTCGTTTTACATAATAGCGGTCGCCGTGATACTCGCCATCACGATAGCCGAGATAACCTACGCCTACCTCGACCCGAGGATCAGGAGGGGATAA
- a CDS encoding ABC transporter permease: MAMTLREKLEEKWESLKEVSGYVWHHKMGKVGVIILAFLLIMALFPGLFTKYTPDWTSDETFVPASWDHPCGIDQEGKDIWAQIVYGTRISLAVGFIAALLTVTIGALVGTVAGYYGGIVDEILVFVSDSIMMLPSLLLLIVIAALFSNVWNIWYTIIVIALIAWPSTARMVRAQTLQLKNRTYVEAAIALGASKGRIIFRHILPSTIPLLFARATIQIAGFIVTVASLTFLGLGDPHNPDWGYVMYTANKNMMMIVMKGMWQWIIVPGVMIALAVIAFVCLGEALQDYLNPKLRRR; the protein is encoded by the coding sequence ATGGCAATGACCCTGAGGGAGAAACTTGAGGAGAAATGGGAGTCCCTCAAGGAGGTCTCCGGCTACGTTTGGCACCACAAAATGGGTAAGGTTGGCGTAATAATACTCGCATTCCTCCTCATTATGGCCTTATTCCCGGGCCTTTTTACGAAATACACTCCAGATTGGACATCGGATGAAACATTCGTTCCAGCATCGTGGGATCATCCGTGCGGTATAGATCAGGAGGGAAAGGACATCTGGGCCCAAATAGTCTACGGAACGAGGATTTCACTGGCAGTGGGTTTCATCGCCGCCCTGCTAACCGTAACGATAGGGGCACTCGTCGGTACCGTTGCAGGCTATTACGGGGGCATCGTCGATGAAATCCTCGTCTTCGTATCGGACTCCATAATGATGCTTCCCAGTCTGCTGCTCTTGATAGTCATAGCGGCGCTCTTCTCCAATGTCTGGAACATATGGTACACGATAATCGTGATAGCCCTCATCGCGTGGCCCTCAACGGCAAGAATGGTGAGGGCACAGACACTCCAGCTAAAGAACAGAACCTACGTTGAGGCGGCGATAGCACTAGGGGCCAGCAAGGGGAGGATAATCTTCAGGCACATACTCCCCAGCACGATACCCCTGCTCTTCGCCAGAGCCACGATTCAGATAGCGGGCTTCATAGTTACCGTGGCGTCACTGACTTTCCTCGGCCTCGGCGACCCCCACAACCCCGACTGGGGCTACGTCATGTACACGGCCAACAAGAACATGATGATGATAGTGATGAAGGGCATGTGGCAGTGGATCATAGTCCCCGGTGTGATGATAGCGCTGGCTGTAATAGCGTTCGTGTGCCTTGGCGAGGCCCTTCAGGACTACCTCAACCCGAAGCTCAGGAGGAGGTGA
- a CDS encoding MBL fold metallo-hydrolase, protein MRVIPLASESLGVRSLATFVEAGGIKILIDPGVALGPKRYGLPPAKIELETLQKMRRKIQGYARRADVVTISHYHYDHHTPFFEGLYESSSEEYAREIYAGKLLLIKHPRENINFSQRKRAWAFLKNAEPIARRIEFADGRAFDLGGVTLEFSPAVPHGSEGSRLGFVVMVLIDDGSERIIHASDIQLLNRKAVEWIIEKNPDLLITGGPPTYLGKRAEGSWETGIKNLNEIIRETNAEIILDHHIVRDKRYPEFFDELEKRPKTFAGFLKVEDKPLEAYRRELHKRERGESVELPFRVG, encoded by the coding sequence ATGCGCGTAATCCCGCTCGCCTCGGAAAGCCTTGGCGTTAGGAGCCTGGCAACTTTCGTAGAGGCAGGGGGGATAAAAATCCTCATCGACCCGGGCGTTGCCCTCGGGCCGAAACGCTACGGCCTTCCGCCGGCGAAAATCGAGCTTGAAACTCTCCAGAAGATGAGGAGGAAGATACAGGGCTATGCCCGAAGGGCGGACGTGGTCACCATCTCCCACTACCATTACGATCACCATACTCCCTTCTTCGAGGGGCTCTATGAGAGCTCAAGCGAAGAATATGCGAGGGAAATTTACGCCGGAAAGCTTCTCCTCATTAAGCACCCCAGGGAGAACATCAACTTCAGCCAGAGGAAGAGGGCCTGGGCCTTCCTCAAGAACGCGGAGCCGATTGCAAGGAGGATAGAGTTCGCGGACGGGAGGGCCTTTGACCTCGGTGGCGTTACGCTGGAGTTCTCGCCGGCGGTTCCGCACGGGAGCGAGGGCTCAAGGCTGGGCTTCGTGGTGATGGTTCTCATTGACGACGGCTCCGAGAGGATAATCCACGCCAGTGACATCCAGCTCCTCAACAGAAAGGCCGTCGAGTGGATAATCGAAAAGAACCCGGATTTGCTCATAACCGGCGGACCGCCTACTTACCTCGGAAAGCGCGCCGAGGGAAGCTGGGAGACCGGGATCAAGAATCTGAACGAGATAATCCGCGAGACGAACGCCGAGATAATCCTCGACCACCACATAGTCCGGGACAAGCGCTATCCGGAGTTCTTCGACGAACTTGAGAAACGACCAAAGACCTTCGCAGGTTTTCTGAAGGTTGAGGATAAGCCCCTTGAGGCCTACAGGAGGGAGCTTCACAAAAGGGAACGCGGGGAAAGCGTCGAGCTCCCATTCAGAGTGGGCTAA